The following proteins are co-located in the Desulfurococcus amylolyticus Z-533 genome:
- a CDS encoding 50S ribosomal protein L30e, translated as MSSQVDLLKAIRTTADTGQIVYGSRQVKRLVLHGKAKAVIIASNASPEIKRDLIYYAKLSNIPVIMFPGTSIELGTLLGRPHSITSIAVIDPGQSNILDFAGEV; from the coding sequence ATGAGTAGCCAGGTTGACCTGCTTAAAGCGATAAGAACGACTGCTGATACAGGGCAAATAGTGTATGGAAGTAGGCAAGTCAAGAGACTAGTTCTTCACGGGAAGGCTAAAGCAGTAATCATAGCATCCAACGCTTCCCCGGAGATAAAAAGGGATCTAATATATTATGCGAAGCTAAGCAATATCCCCGTTATAATGTTCCCTGGAACAAGCATAGAGCTAGGTACCCTTTTGGGACGTCCCCATAGCATTACCTCAATAGCTGTGATCGATCCGGGGCAATCAAACATACTTGACTTCGCTGGAGAGGTGTAG
- a CDS encoding 30S ribosomal protein S12 gives MPGKKGPSGLYAARKLEEKRLKFRWSQRDFKKRMLRKMGKLRDPLEGAPMARGIVLEKVGIESRKPNSAVRKCVRVQLVKNGKVVTAFVPWDGGVNYIDEHDEVIIEGIGGPLGGSLGDIPGVRYKVVMVNGVSLKALWLGKKQKPVR, from the coding sequence ATGCCCGGTAAAAAAGGCCCAAGCGGGTTGTATGCAGCTAGGAAACTGGAAGAGAAGAGATTGAAATTCAGGTGGAGTCAGCGTGACTTCAAGAAGAGAATGCTCAGGAAAATGGGTAAGCTAAGGGATCCATTGGAAGGAGCACCCATGGCCAGAGGAATAGTCTTGGAGAAGGTTGGCATAGAGTCACGTAAGCCGAACTCAGCTGTAAGAAAATGTGTAAGGGTGCAACTAGTTAAAAACGGTAAGGTGGTGACAGCATTCGTGCCATGGGATGGCGGAGTAAACTATATAGATGAACACGATGAGGTAATAATAGAAGGTATCGGTGGCCCTCTAGGAGGATCGCTAGGAGACATCCCAGGCGTAAGATATAAGGTGGTAATGGTTAACGGTGTCTCGCTTAAAGCTTTATGGCTTGGAAAAAAGCAGAAGCCTGTGAGATAA
- a CDS encoding NusA-like transcription termination signal-binding factor, which translates to MSDEKPQVKITPEEFRYMTLLNELTGAVVRDCIIEEDNNRVIFLVNPEDVGKAIGPKGFFVQRLRKILNKNIEIVGYSNNLEEQVRYALSPARIKEIKLSTRPDGSKILYVAVDPSDKGIAIGKNGKNVQRAKLILKRHFNIDSVIIA; encoded by the coding sequence ATGAGTGACGAGAAGCCACAGGTGAAGATAACGCCTGAGGAATTCCGCTATATGACGTTATTAAACGAGCTCACAGGTGCTGTAGTAAGGGATTGCATTATTGAGGAGGATAACAACAGAGTGATCTTCCTAGTAAACCCAGAGGATGTGGGAAAGGCGATAGGACCCAAAGGCTTCTTCGTCCAGAGGCTGAGGAAGATACTTAATAAAAACATAGAGATAGTTGGCTACAGTAATAACCTCGAGGAGCAAGTCAGATATGCGTTATCACCAGCCAGGATAAAGGAGATAAAGCTCTCAACGAGACCTGATGGTAGCAAGATCCTCTACGTGGCAGTGGATCCATCTGATAAAGGGATAGCCATCGGTAAAAACGGTAAAAACGTTCAGAGGGCTAAACTTATTTTAAAAAGGCATTTTAATATAGATTCAGTGATTATCGCGTAA